One Methanomassiliicoccales archaeon genomic region harbors:
- a CDS encoding helix-turn-helix domain-containing protein codes for MFELNVMSNTPLTPVEDLRDVSLQFLKQIGYISKGYDPKTDVENIQESIPYRLFTECFLGNINRVWAVEELSAYLGTTKPTVYRHLNKLKAIDVLEDVSVEIGGQRKKGYRIRYGDLGKAWSFTEANVELAMQSYRKTVEHLQRLAREV; via the coding sequence ATGTTCGAATTAAACGTCATGAGCAACACGCCGCTGACCCCGGTGGAAGACCTCAGGGACGTGTCCCTGCAGTTCCTGAAACAGATCGGGTACATTTCCAAGGGATACGACCCCAAGACCGACGTTGAAAACATACAGGAGAGCATTCCTTACAGACTGTTCACCGAGTGCTTCTTGGGTAATATAAACCGGGTGTGGGCCGTGGAGGAACTATCCGCATACCTCGGCACCACCAAGCCAACCGTGTACCGGCACCTCAACAAATTGAAGGCAATTGATGTCCTGGAGGACGTATCCGTGGAGATCGGTGGTCAAAGGAAGAAGGGCTACCGTATTCGATATGGTGATCTGGGCAAGGCATGGAGCTTCACCGAGGCCAATGTCGAACTGGCAATGCAGTCCTATCGTAAGACGGTGGAACACCTTCAAAGGCTGGCCAGGGAGGTATAG
- a CDS encoding tetratricopeptide repeat protein, with translation MTDLAEKLDQNKRERVVQAIRSLSSSDYRELILSLISGIGVRVQKVREEQNSIIIHGQGEESYLILTSRGEYADPELIVRSLVEEAKTSGRVAVFMTLQGLDPGTLNYLEMEKVSYADMDKFLALLEKYGLDEPLLLKEDRKILEDRGEPCLPSVCKLEALLEEAEERHEKGEMARAIQVLDMALEIKPMNDSLWLKKAEYLLETGHPTEALSSANRASELRPGDATTWFLIALIQNQIGDREKELTAYDNVLRINPTHTPALLNKGATLFEMGRLEWALKVFNDLVKHHPQEPQGWNNRGLVLKGLGRLKEAHASFEKSSVLDREFADPLINLARMQEERGERSAAVESWKDVLRLVDSRADIWAHLGRCLMELEQNEDALTAMDRALYLEPSLEQVRNERDSLAKLMGLEEPPAEESAPEQTFVDEVILVEEPEVAIPPAPDEIIEECVPEETPETVEEAPVVHEVLQPTEVLEDVDAPDEIIEEPTIEECAPEEETEMIPFPGHPLPVEVSKERSLQELEPPGQLESLPELLKPVTVNKESLAIETFPEPGALQLVEPPMEAPEREPAPIEAVQPTESEKEVEVPHPKPTWAFDISLPPIGTERQEKAWQEASILLIGGQREKVLKVIDLSLKESSDVELLRLKSRTLLSMGRGEEAAEALKEALRHSPNDPRTILDLEALFHRFGGEGGRLLKGAEGCHEARCRSALDLLERGEYAELVRMEMRNEALPMKHAKILALIRLGRYREASKLLKVILSEFPAFPEGLNNMGVCMRFMGEFDYDQAIHMMKLALEVDPHYSDAMNNIGCTLFASGRYDQSIECLKAAADEDRRPEYLLNLSNAQMALGNTKGAKESLTSALKMDEGADVLFMLGVIAESEKDYRWALTLFQDALDLSPGFREAQAGRDRARLLSKK, from the coding sequence ATGACCGATCTCGCCGAGAAACTTGACCAGAACAAGAGGGAAAGAGTGGTACAGGCTATACGCTCCCTGAGCTCCTCCGATTACCGTGAACTGATACTGTCCTTGATAAGCGGTATTGGCGTCCGTGTGCAGAAGGTGAGGGAGGAGCAGAACTCCATAATCATACACGGACAGGGTGAGGAAAGCTATCTGATACTCACTTCCCGTGGCGAATACGCCGATCCCGAGCTAATAGTCCGCTCCTTGGTCGAGGAGGCCAAGACCTCCGGTCGTGTCGCGGTCTTCATGACGCTGCAGGGCCTGGACCCCGGCACGCTGAACTACCTGGAGATGGAGAAGGTATCCTACGCCGACATGGATAAGTTCCTGGCCCTGTTGGAGAAGTACGGGCTCGACGAGCCTCTACTGTTGAAGGAGGACCGTAAGATACTGGAGGACCGTGGAGAACCCTGTCTACCCTCGGTATGCAAGCTGGAGGCTTTGCTGGAAGAGGCAGAGGAGAGACACGAGAAAGGGGAAATGGCCAGGGCGATCCAGGTGCTGGACATGGCACTGGAGATCAAGCCCATGAACGATTCGTTGTGGCTAAAAAAGGCCGAATATCTTTTGGAGACGGGACATCCGACCGAAGCACTGAGCTCGGCCAACCGAGCCAGCGAACTACGTCCCGGCGATGCGACCACCTGGTTCCTCATCGCTCTTATTCAGAATCAGATCGGGGACAGGGAGAAGGAACTGACCGCTTACGACAACGTGTTGCGCATAAACCCCACGCACACCCCGGCACTGCTGAACAAAGGGGCCACGCTCTTTGAGATGGGACGCCTGGAATGGGCGCTGAAGGTCTTCAACGACCTGGTAAAGCATCACCCGCAGGAGCCGCAGGGATGGAACAACCGGGGATTGGTGTTAAAGGGGCTCGGACGGCTCAAAGAGGCCCACGCCTCATTTGAAAAATCCAGCGTACTCGACCGGGAGTTCGCCGATCCGCTTATCAACCTCGCCCGTATGCAGGAGGAGCGGGGCGAACGTTCGGCCGCCGTCGAATCCTGGAAGGACGTGCTGCGCTTGGTCGATTCAAGGGCGGACATATGGGCTCATCTGGGGAGATGCCTGATGGAGCTGGAGCAGAACGAGGACGCCCTGACGGCCATGGACCGAGCGCTTTATCTGGAACCGTCCCTGGAACAGGTGCGCAATGAGAGGGACTCATTGGCGAAGCTCATGGGACTGGAGGAGCCCCCCGCGGAAGAGAGCGCGCCAGAGCAAACGTTCGTCGATGAGGTCATCCTTGTCGAGGAACCCGAGGTCGCCATACCTCCCGCGCCCGATGAGATAATCGAGGAGTGCGTCCCAGAGGAAACGCCTGAGACAGTTGAAGAGGCTCCTGTCGTTCATGAGGTCCTTCAACCTACGGAAGTGCTCGAGGATGTCGATGCGCCCGATGAGATAATCGAGGAGCCAACGATCGAGGAGTGCGCCCCTGAGGAAGAGACCGAAATGATACCATTCCCTGGTCATCCCCTGCCGGTCGAGGTCTCCAAAGAGAGGTCTCTGCAGGAGCTCGAACCCCCTGGCCAGCTGGAATCGCTGCCGGAACTGCTCAAACCAGTGACGGTGAACAAGGAGTCCTTGGCCATCGAGACCTTTCCGGAACCGGGGGCATTGCAGCTGGTGGAACCGCCGATGGAGGCGCCCGAGAGGGAGCCCGCACCAATCGAGGCCGTTCAGCCGACCGAATCTGAGAAAGAAGTTGAGGTACCGCACCCCAAGCCGACATGGGCTTTCGATATTTCCCTGCCCCCGATAGGAACGGAAAGACAGGAGAAAGCTTGGCAGGAAGCCAGCATACTGCTCATAGGTGGCCAAAGGGAAAAGGTCCTTAAGGTCATCGATCTCAGCCTCAAGGAATCTTCAGACGTGGAACTGCTGCGGTTGAAGTCCCGAACACTGCTTAGTATGGGAAGGGGCGAAGAAGCCGCCGAAGCCCTCAAGGAAGCCTTACGGCACTCTCCAAACGATCCACGAACCATTCTAGACCTGGAGGCTCTCTTTCACCGCTTCGGGGGGGAAGGGGGTCGTCTGTTGAAAGGGGCGGAAGGGTGCCACGAGGCCCGTTGCCGATCTGCCTTGGACCTCCTTGAAAGGGGGGAATATGCAGAACTAGTGCGTATGGAAATGCGGAACGAGGCGCTACCGATGAAGCACGCCAAGATACTGGCGTTGATACGATTGGGAAGATACCGCGAAGCCTCCAAACTGTTGAAGGTCATCTTATCCGAGTTCCCAGCCTTCCCCGAGGGGTTGAACAATATGGGGGTATGCATGCGCTTCATGGGGGAGTTCGATTACGACCAGGCGATCCACATGATGAAATTGGCCCTGGAGGTCGATCCCCATTACTCCGACGCCATGAACAACATCGGATGCACCCTCTTCGCCTCCGGGCGGTACGATCAGTCGATCGAATGCCTGAAGGCCGCGGCGGATGAGGACCGGCGACCAGAGTATCTGCTTAACCTGAGCAACGCCCAGATGGCCCTAGGGAACACCAAGGGGGCCAAGGAGAGCCTGACCTCGGCTCTTAAGATGGATGAGGGGGCGGACGTGCTCTTCATGTTGGGCGTCATTGCTGAGAGCGAGAAGGACTATCGCTGGGCCTTAACCCTGTTCCAGGATGCTCTGGACCTCAGTCCAGGGTTCCGTGAGGCCCAAGCGGGACGTGATCGGGCACGCCTATTATCAAAAAAGTAA
- a CDS encoding tRNA uridine(34) 5-carboxymethylaminomethyl modification radical SAM/GNAT enzyme Elp3 yields MDRRLEYHQHLIRLLISGEISNKDELQRRKVKLSGKYGLPGVPRNSETLALVSPEDLPAMRDILRRKPVRTLSGVAVVAVMTSPAPCPHGRCTYCPGGVDNNSPQSYTGKEPAARRGADNDFDPYRQAMSRLEQLQAIGHHTDKIDLIIMGGTFTSRLGEYQEHFVQRCFDAFNGTASKDLAEAHAINEGADHRVIGMTVETRPDAMTAEVTKECLRLGTTRVELGVQILDDEILAAVNRGHGVKEVVEATRIAKDLGLKVCYHIMPGLPGSNPEKDIRSFAQMFNDERFQPDMIKIYPTLVVKGTQLYESWLRGEYHPYSTEEAVQVIAEMKRLVPEYVRIQRIQRDIPVPLIEAGVDKGHLRELVQQRLGSQGTGCRCIRCREVGLLGITDYTWEDLRSRTIRYEASGGKEEFISLVLQDNNSLAGYVRLRLPAGETALVRELKVFGRMARLHEGEGEWQHRGLGRRLLGEAEEAARRAGYSAIKVTSGVGVRGYYAALGYEKDLPYMRKRLCSDK; encoded by the coding sequence ATGGACCGTCGCCTGGAATACCATCAGCATCTCATTCGCCTGCTCATCTCCGGTGAGATCAGCAATAAGGATGAACTGCAGCGCCGCAAGGTAAAGCTGAGCGGAAAGTACGGTCTACCTGGCGTACCACGTAACTCCGAGACCTTGGCTCTGGTGTCCCCTGAGGACCTGCCGGCCATGAGGGACATCCTCCGCAGGAAACCGGTCAGGACATTAAGTGGGGTGGCGGTCGTCGCTGTGATGACCTCTCCGGCACCTTGTCCGCATGGTCGGTGCACCTACTGCCCAGGCGGAGTGGACAACAACTCCCCCCAGTCCTATACTGGCAAGGAGCCGGCGGCCCGGCGGGGCGCGGACAACGATTTTGACCCATATAGGCAGGCCATGTCCCGATTGGAACAATTACAGGCCATCGGCCATCACACCGATAAGATAGACCTCATAATCATGGGCGGGACCTTCACCTCCCGCCTGGGGGAATACCAAGAACATTTCGTGCAACGGTGCTTCGATGCTTTCAATGGAACAGCATCGAAAGACCTGGCCGAGGCGCACGCTATTAATGAAGGGGCGGATCACCGGGTGATCGGAATGACCGTGGAGACCCGTCCGGACGCCATGACGGCGGAAGTCACGAAGGAATGCCTTAGGTTGGGAACCACCCGGGTGGAGCTTGGGGTCCAGATCCTGGACGATGAGATACTGGCGGCGGTGAATCGGGGGCATGGGGTGAAGGAGGTTGTGGAGGCCACCCGCATAGCCAAGGACCTGGGATTGAAGGTATGCTACCACATCATGCCCGGGCTACCGGGATCGAACCCTGAAAAGGACATCCGTTCCTTCGCCCAGATGTTCAATGATGAACGTTTTCAGCCCGATATGATCAAGATCTATCCGACCTTGGTGGTCAAAGGCACACAGCTGTATGAATCGTGGCTCAGGGGGGAGTATCACCCTTATTCCACCGAGGAAGCGGTGCAGGTCATCGCCGAAATGAAAAGACTGGTGCCCGAATACGTTCGCATTCAGAGAATTCAACGCGATATACCCGTACCTCTGATCGAGGCTGGAGTGGACAAGGGGCACTTGAGGGAACTAGTTCAGCAACGTCTGGGTTCCCAAGGAACTGGCTGCCGCTGCATCAGGTGCCGCGAGGTGGGACTTTTAGGCATTACTGATTACACCTGGGAGGACCTTCGGTCAAGGACGATACGTTATGAGGCGTCCGGTGGGAAGGAGGAGTTCATCTCCTTGGTGCTTCAGGACAATAATTCCCTGGCCGGTTACGTTCGATTGCGCCTACCAGCTGGAGAAACGGCCCTGGTGCGCGAACTGAAGGTCTTCGGTCGCATGGCCCGACTACATGAAGGGGAGGGGGAATGGCAGCATCGTGGACTGGGCCGGCGCCTGCTGGGCGAGGCCGAGGAAGCCGCCAGGCGGGCCGGGTATTCCGCTATCAAGGTCACTAGCGGAGTGGGCGTTCGAGGATATTACGCCGCATTAGGATACGAAAAGGACCTGCCTTACATGCGAAAAAGGCTTTGCAGCGACAAATGA
- a CDS encoding ABC transporter substrate-binding protein, which translates to MDKKITIIAIAVAAIVLVGIIAVAFMGGNSDDEKVVYWVEVAPINQKAQLEAGIIDGAITWEPYASDAYLDGTASIYKWSDQIWSDHPCCVMVVDQDYLAENENIVLRVLKAHQVATDWILDSLQNPDGENYTKLLDIGAEFSQRNTSVVASSLDHMQLTYEITDEFEGWMKTITEKYINLTLIANGTLATRGYDDVDDFIDNYVDSSLQAQAADVEPSTTILNPDDPVRLGYLLGDLHQFARVVAANDTLWGEDKDLFEVYGVATVTSTGGPYAAGGPEMDAFASGLVDIGYLGSPPAILKHLNGGVNTLIISQVNTVGSAIFVDPSITSLDDFNGKTIGTPGPSSIQHLMFLDYFTSNGFVVKAK; encoded by the coding sequence ATGGATAAGAAGATTACCATAATTGCGATTGCTGTGGCGGCAATAGTGTTGGTAGGCATTATCGCCGTCGCATTCATGGGAGGAAATTCCGATGATGAGAAAGTTGTATATTGGGTTGAGGTCGCTCCCATCAACCAAAAAGCGCAGTTGGAGGCAGGGATCATTGATGGAGCCATCACATGGGAGCCCTACGCCTCTGATGCTTACTTGGACGGTACGGCCTCTATCTACAAATGGTCTGACCAGATTTGGTCCGATCATCCCTGCTGCGTCATGGTCGTAGATCAGGACTATCTGGCGGAAAATGAGAATATTGTGCTAAGAGTCCTAAAAGCTCACCAAGTGGCTACAGATTGGATATTGGACAGTTTACAAAATCCAGATGGTGAAAATTACACCAAGCTCCTAGATATTGGTGCTGAGTTCTCCCAGCGTAACACCAGTGTAGTTGCCAGCTCTTTGGACCATATGCAACTGACCTACGAAATTACTGATGAATTCGAAGGGTGGATGAAGACGATCACCGAGAAATACATCAACCTGACGCTGATAGCCAACGGAACCTTGGCCACTCGTGGATATGATGATGTTGATGATTTCATTGACAACTATGTGGACTCTTCACTTCAGGCACAAGCGGCCGATGTGGAACCCTCAACCACCATCTTGAACCCTGATGACCCGGTCAGACTGGGATATCTGCTAGGGGATCTACACCAGTTCGCTCGAGTGGTGGCTGCCAATGATACCCTATGGGGTGAGGATAAGGACCTGTTCGAAGTATACGGAGTAGCTACCGTTACATCCACAGGCGGGCCTTACGCCGCCGGTGGTCCGGAGATGGACGCGTTCGCATCTGGTCTTGTGGACATCGGTTATCTGGGTAGCCCCCCGGCCATCCTGAAACATCTGAACGGCGGGGTCAATACGCTGATAATTTCCCAGGTGAACACCGTTGGTTCAGCCATATTCGTGGATCCGTCCATCACTAGCCTGGACGACT